One stretch of Myxocyprinus asiaticus isolate MX2 ecotype Aquarium Trade chromosome 23, UBuf_Myxa_2, whole genome shotgun sequence DNA includes these proteins:
- the LOC127414253 gene encoding histone-lysine N-methyltransferase NSD2-like isoform X1, with product MTDSKGRSLPAMPEPRSPTTMKQPSDSPGGCKGRGDGSTDPSMLMDKAATQLAATPQESVLQMIGSHNHNHTHERLKDLTSRLLNGDQDKIPKLCAATAAQPILKGVEPVPQHASPPRKSSAAPELTLKITKCVVNVKPSRYDADYTGEGTDDTNAPSRLSEGVLRSPTASRERRKRKRGLVRKRTPLNRSRAILAPPVNADRSPLLHATIKPHDLTSDPCVLPTESNEQADCEIPATVNPNPKQQPMAECEVSDVAQVVDEVEVSDAETQPYVQYSVGDIIWTKVSGYPWWPCMITTDPEFDVHFRLKVNGRKGLLYHVQYFGDAPERGYVFEKSIVTFSGKDQYELLSRGNKLPSETSGRKRAIPRKIREQWERGVFQATEALSLLIEERLDKFSYVYEEGKAQFNIRMLQELQEQHNQEPQQDQDHKESQELVSLTPPDSTQSSPNSSKTATISVLLTPPTDSSTSAGKTTFPRKAPRTSVKRDRHRQGTATLKRKKTAAISAKEIPLTESTVQDPCTASETLKPQRKIKTKAGKQTTWTKDILCIGLDFQPKAPQKKPRQLRQKFPAAPNSVKKRRAKAGVSISDTLKAESTNPGQSDIKVFAPIPKLVKDKADAVSKGRKKGSKRLREESKEEGVAPQPRKKSRLEKGLKKQRSRKKTELDEATVITPRRRKQKSDRNKTRKRSRKAAREEAPANVERVRKRKQESARQSLPVSSKKRRPSDYPEPERPDSPSDSTDESPTSKKVERTAGAKKECVCLVCEQTGEDLVLCEGQCCGSYHRQCIGLQQSAGKVLCTTCSSGEQVCFTCKKSDGEVRRCCVLHCGRFYHEACVQLSDLTVFDNRGFRCPLHTCLSCHNSGRGNAKATKGKMMRCLRCPVAYHVGDLCVAAGSEMLSSNAIVCTNHFRAKKGYSHHSHVNVSWCFICSKGGSLLCCESCPAAFHPDCLNIAMPDGSWFCTDCRSGKKPRYRDIIWVKLGNYRWWPAEIRHPKNIPTNIQHLRHEIGEFPVFFFGSKDYFWTHQGRVFPYMEGDRGSKHQQTGIGKVFKNALLEAEARFNEIKTEREAKEAHENNKKPPPYKYIKVNKPCGGVQVYTADISEIPKCNCKPSDERPCSFESECLNRMLLYECHPQVCPAGERCQNQDFTKRLYPETKIIRTAGKGWGLLSMRDIKKGEFVNEYVGELIDEEECRARIKYAQENDIMHFYMLTIDKDRIIDAGPKGNFSRFMNHSCQPNCETQKWTVNGDTRVGLFAVCDIPVGTELTFNYNLDCLGNEKTVCRCGAPNCSGFLGDRPKNGHSSEPKAKHQKKKSKRRRARNEGKKSEDECFRCGDGGELVLCDKKGCTKAYHLSCLDRTKRPFGRWDCPWHHCDVCGKNSDAFCQLCPNSFCKAHQEGALRAHPLTGQLCCQEHEDSDLCLQAEIPVEKTHTKPSTTKPRKYRRRAESKTNSKTALKKRSKKAAEV from the exons ATGACAGACAGTAAGGGGAGATCACTGCCTGCAATGCCAGAGCCCAGGAGTCCTACCACCATGAAACAGCCTTCTGATTCACCTGGTGGATGTAAAGGGCGGGGTGATGGGAGCACAGACCCCTCCATGCTCATGGACAAAGCTGCCACCCAGCTGGCAGCTACACCTCAAGAAAGTGTTCTGCAGATGATTGGCAGCCATAATCATAACCATACCCATGAGCGACTGAAGGACCTGACTTCTCGCTTGTTAAATGGCGATCAAGACAAAATTCCAAAACTCTGTGCTGCCACAGCGGCACAGCCTATTCTCAAGGGCGTGGAGCCTGTTCCTCAGCACGCCAGCCCTCCGAGGAAGTCCAGCGCCGCTCCTGAACTCACATTGAAAATAACCAAATGTGTTGTAAATGTGAAGCCTAGCCGATATGATGCTGATTATACAGGGGAGGGAACAGATGACACAAATGCCCCTTCCAGACTATCAGAAGGTGTTCTGCGCTCTCCAACTGCCAGTAGAGAAAGACGAAAGAGGAAGAGGGGGCTTGTGAGAAAGAGAACCCCACTGAATCGGAGCCGTGCCATTTTAGCCCCTCCTGTAAATGCTGATAGATCGCCTCTTCTGCACGCCACCATAAAGCCACATGACCTCACCAGTGATCCATGTGTCCTTCCCACTGAGTCTAATGAGCAGGCTGATTGCGAAATACCTGCTACTGTAAATCCCAACCCAAAGCAG CAGCCCATGGCTGAGTGCGAGGTGAGTGATGTTGCACAGGTTGTGGATGAAGTGGAAGTAAGTGATGCAGAGACACAACCCTATGTGCAGTACTCAGTGGGCGACATTATCTGGACCAAAGTTTCTGGATACCCATGGTGGCCATGTATGATCACTACAGACCCTGAGTTCGATGTGCACTTTAGGTTGAAAG TGAATGGCCGTAAAGGATTGTTGTACCACGTACAGTACTTTGGAGATGCTCCAGAGAGAGGATATGTCTTTGAGAAGAGCATAGTCACCTTCTCTGGTAAAGACCAGTACGAGTTACTTAGCCGTGGCAACAAACTCCCCAGTGAAACCAGTGGAAGGAAG CGAGCAATTCCTCGTAAGATCCGGGAACAGTGGGAAAGAGGTGTGTTTCAGGCTACAGAAGCATTGAGTCTACTCATAGAGGAGCGACTGGACAAATTCAGCTATGTGTATGAAGAAGGGAAAGCCCAGTTCAATATTCGCATGCTACAAGAGCTTCAAGAACAGCACAATCAGGAGCCACAACAAGACCAAGACCACAAAGAGTCTCAGGAGCTTGTCAGCCTCACTCCCCCCGACTCCACCCAGTCCAGCCCCAACTCCTCAAAAACTGCCACCATCTCAGTCCTCCTCACCCCTCCCACAGACAGCAGCACTTCAGCAGGGAAAACAACCTTCCCCAGAAAAGCACCTAGAACTTCAGTAAAGAGGGATCGCCATAGACAGGGCACCGCAACACTGAAGAGGAAGAAGACAGCAGCTATCTCTGCCAAAGAGATCCCTTTAACGGAGTCTACTGTTCAG GATCCATGCACTGCATCAGAGACACTTAAACCTCAGAGGAAAATAAAGACAAAGGCTGGGAAACAGACAACCTGGACAaaa GACATACTCTGTATTGGCTTAGACTTTCAGCCAAAAGCACCTCAGAAGAAACCGAGGCAGCTCAGGCAAAAATTTCCTGCAGCACCAAACTCGGTGAAGAAAAGGAGAGCAAAAGCGGGCGTCAGTATATCTGACACTTTGAAGGCAGAGTCCACCAATCCTGGGCAGTCAG atataaaggTATTTGCACCAATCCCGAAACTAGTGAAGGACAAGGCAGATGCAGTTTCTAAAG GAAGGAAAAAAGGCTCTAAACGTTTACGAGAGGAGTcaaaggaggagggtgtggcaccCCAACCCAGAAAGAAAAGCAGGCTGGAAAAGGGGTTAAAAAAACAGAGAAGCCGAAAG AAGACGGAATTAGATGAGGCAACTGTCATTACACCGAGGAGGAGGAAGCAGAAATCTGACAGGAACAAGACAAGAAAAAGATCTAGAAAAGCCGCAA GGGAGGAGGCTCCTGCCAATGTCGAACGTGTCAGGAAAAGGAAACAAGAATCGGCCAGACAATCACTTCCTGTCTCATCCAAAAAGCGTCGCCCATCAGATTATCCCGAgccagag AGACCCGATTCTCCCAGTGACAGCACAGACGAATCGCCGACCTCAAAGAAGGTAGAGCGCACTGCAGGAGccaagaaagagtgtgtgtgtctg GTGTGTGAACAGACTGGTGAAGATCTAGTCTTGTGTGAGGGACAGTGCTGTGGTTCATATCACCGGCAGTGTATAGGCCTGCAGCAGTCCGCAGGAAAGGTGCTCTGCACCACGTGCAGCTCAG GTGAACAAGTGTGTTTCACCTGTAAGAAGTCTGATGGAGAGGTGCGGCGCTGTTGTGTTCTTCACTGTGGCCGCTTCTATCATGAGGCCTGTGTGCAGTTGAGTGATCTGACTGTGTTTGACAACCGAGGGTTCCGTTGCCCCTTGCATACCTGCCTCAGCTGCCATAACAGTGGCCGTGGTAACGCCAAAGCCACCAAAG GAAAGATGATGCGCTGTTTGCGCTGCCCTGTGGCCTATCATGTCGGAGATCTGTGTGTTGCTGCGGGTAGCGAGATGCTGTCTTCCAATGCCATTGTGTGCACAAATCACTTCAGGGCTAAGAAGGGCTACAGCCACCACTCCCATGTCAACGTTAGCTGGTGCTTTATCTGCTCAAAGG GTGGCAGTCTGCTGTGTTGTGAATCGTGTCCAGCTGCATTTCATCCTGACTGTCTGAATATCGCTATGCCTGACGGCAGCTGGTTCTGTACTGACTGCCGCTCAGGAAAGAAACCCAGATACAGAGACATCATCTGGGTCAAACTGGGAAACTACAG ATGGTGGCCTGCAGAGATCCGTCATCCTAAGAACATTCCAACAAACATCCAGCACCTGCGGCATGAGATTGGAGAGTTTCCAGTGTTCTTTTTTGGCTCTAAAGACTACTTCTGGACACACCAGGGCAGAGTGTTCCCTTacatggagggagacaggggaAGCAAACACCAGCAGACTGGCATCGGGAAGGTCTTTAAGAATG CCTTGTTGGAGGCTGAAGCTCGTTTTAATGAGATAAAGACGGAGCGGGAAGCCAAGGAGGCTCATGAAAACAACAAGAAACCTCCTCCATATAAATACATCAAG GTGAATAAGCCTTGTGGGGGAGTGCAGGTCTACACTGCGGACATCTCTGAGATCCCCAAGTGTAACTGTAAGCCGTCCGACGAGCGTCCCTGCAGCTTTGAGTCAGAGTGTCTGAATCGCATGCTATTGTACGAGTGCCATCCTCAGGTGTGTCCGGCTGGAGAGCGCTGCCAGAACCAGGACTTCACCAAACGCCTGTACCCTGAAACCAAGATCATCCGTACTGCAGGCAAAGGCTGGGGCCTGCTATCTATGCGAGACATTAAGAAA GGGGAGTTTGTGAATGAATACGTGGGTGAATTGATTGATGAGGAGGAGTGCAGAGCCAGAATCAAATACGCTCAGGAGAACGACATCATGCACTTCTATATGCTCACAATtgacaag GATCGCATTATAGATGCAGGTCCCAAAGGGAACTTCTCtcgcttcatgaatcacagctgCCAGCCCAACTGTGAGACTCAGAAATGGACTGTTAACGGAGACACACGTGTGGGCCTGTTTGCCGTGTGTGACATCCCTGTTG GCACTGAGCTGACTTTTAACTATAACCTGGACTGTCTGGGGAATGAAAAAACTGTGTGCCGCTGTGGAGCGCCCAACTGCAGTGGTTTCCTTGGTGACAGACCCAAG AATGGTCATTCTTCTGAGCCTAAAGCCAAGCATCAGAAGAAAAAGTCCAAGCGGAGAAGGGCCCGTAATGAAGGCAAGAAGTCTGAGGATGAGTGTTTCCGCTGTGGTGATGGAGGAGAGCTGGTTCTGTGTGATAAGAAAGGCTGCACCAAAGCCTATCACCTTTCCTGCCTGGACCGCACCAAGAGACCATTTG
- the LOC127414253 gene encoding histone-lysine N-methyltransferase NSD2-like isoform X2, whose amino-acid sequence MTDSKGRSLPAMPEPRSPTTMKQPSDSPGGCKGRGDGSTDPSMLMDKAATQLAATPQESVLQMIGSHNHNHTHERLKDLTSRLLNGDQDKIPKLCAATAAQPILKGVEPVPQHASPPRKSSAAPELTLKITKCVVNVKPSRYDADYTGEGTDDTNAPSRLSEGVLRSPTASRERRKRKRGLVRKRTPLNRSRAILAPPVNADRSPLLHATIKPHDLTSDPCVLPTESNEQADCEIPATVNPNPKQQPMAECEVSDVAQVVDEVEVSDAETQPYVQYSVGDIIWTKVSGYPWWPCMITTDPEFDVHFRLKVNGRKGLLYHVQYFGDAPERGYVFEKSIVTFSGKDQYELLSRGNKLPSETSGRKRAIPRKIREQWERGVFQATEALSLLIEERLDKFSYVYEEGKAQFNIRMLQELQEQHNQEPQQDQDHKESQELVSLTPPDSTQSSPNSSKTATISVLLTPPTDSSTSAGKTTFPRKAPRTSVKRDRHRQGTATLKRKKTAAISAKEIPLTESTVQDPCTASETLKPQRKIKTKAGKQTTWTKDILCIGLDFQPKAPQKKPRQLRQKFPAAPNSVKKRRAKAGVSISDTLKAESTNPGQSDIKVFAPIPKLVKDKADAVSKGRKKGSKRLREESKEEGVAPQPRKKSRLEKGLKKQRSRKTELDEATVITPRRRKQKSDRNKTRKRSRKAAREEAPANVERVRKRKQESARQSLPVSSKKRRPSDYPEPERPDSPSDSTDESPTSKKVERTAGAKKECVCLVCEQTGEDLVLCEGQCCGSYHRQCIGLQQSAGKVLCTTCSSGEQVCFTCKKSDGEVRRCCVLHCGRFYHEACVQLSDLTVFDNRGFRCPLHTCLSCHNSGRGNAKATKGKMMRCLRCPVAYHVGDLCVAAGSEMLSSNAIVCTNHFRAKKGYSHHSHVNVSWCFICSKGGSLLCCESCPAAFHPDCLNIAMPDGSWFCTDCRSGKKPRYRDIIWVKLGNYRWWPAEIRHPKNIPTNIQHLRHEIGEFPVFFFGSKDYFWTHQGRVFPYMEGDRGSKHQQTGIGKVFKNALLEAEARFNEIKTEREAKEAHENNKKPPPYKYIKVNKPCGGVQVYTADISEIPKCNCKPSDERPCSFESECLNRMLLYECHPQVCPAGERCQNQDFTKRLYPETKIIRTAGKGWGLLSMRDIKKGEFVNEYVGELIDEEECRARIKYAQENDIMHFYMLTIDKDRIIDAGPKGNFSRFMNHSCQPNCETQKWTVNGDTRVGLFAVCDIPVGTELTFNYNLDCLGNEKTVCRCGAPNCSGFLGDRPKNGHSSEPKAKHQKKKSKRRRARNEGKKSEDECFRCGDGGELVLCDKKGCTKAYHLSCLDRTKRPFGRWDCPWHHCDVCGKNSDAFCQLCPNSFCKAHQEGALRAHPLTGQLCCQEHEDSDLCLQAEIPVEKTHTKPSTTKPRKYRRRAESKTNSKTALKKRSKKAAEV is encoded by the exons ATGACAGACAGTAAGGGGAGATCACTGCCTGCAATGCCAGAGCCCAGGAGTCCTACCACCATGAAACAGCCTTCTGATTCACCTGGTGGATGTAAAGGGCGGGGTGATGGGAGCACAGACCCCTCCATGCTCATGGACAAAGCTGCCACCCAGCTGGCAGCTACACCTCAAGAAAGTGTTCTGCAGATGATTGGCAGCCATAATCATAACCATACCCATGAGCGACTGAAGGACCTGACTTCTCGCTTGTTAAATGGCGATCAAGACAAAATTCCAAAACTCTGTGCTGCCACAGCGGCACAGCCTATTCTCAAGGGCGTGGAGCCTGTTCCTCAGCACGCCAGCCCTCCGAGGAAGTCCAGCGCCGCTCCTGAACTCACATTGAAAATAACCAAATGTGTTGTAAATGTGAAGCCTAGCCGATATGATGCTGATTATACAGGGGAGGGAACAGATGACACAAATGCCCCTTCCAGACTATCAGAAGGTGTTCTGCGCTCTCCAACTGCCAGTAGAGAAAGACGAAAGAGGAAGAGGGGGCTTGTGAGAAAGAGAACCCCACTGAATCGGAGCCGTGCCATTTTAGCCCCTCCTGTAAATGCTGATAGATCGCCTCTTCTGCACGCCACCATAAAGCCACATGACCTCACCAGTGATCCATGTGTCCTTCCCACTGAGTCTAATGAGCAGGCTGATTGCGAAATACCTGCTACTGTAAATCCCAACCCAAAGCAG CAGCCCATGGCTGAGTGCGAGGTGAGTGATGTTGCACAGGTTGTGGATGAAGTGGAAGTAAGTGATGCAGAGACACAACCCTATGTGCAGTACTCAGTGGGCGACATTATCTGGACCAAAGTTTCTGGATACCCATGGTGGCCATGTATGATCACTACAGACCCTGAGTTCGATGTGCACTTTAGGTTGAAAG TGAATGGCCGTAAAGGATTGTTGTACCACGTACAGTACTTTGGAGATGCTCCAGAGAGAGGATATGTCTTTGAGAAGAGCATAGTCACCTTCTCTGGTAAAGACCAGTACGAGTTACTTAGCCGTGGCAACAAACTCCCCAGTGAAACCAGTGGAAGGAAG CGAGCAATTCCTCGTAAGATCCGGGAACAGTGGGAAAGAGGTGTGTTTCAGGCTACAGAAGCATTGAGTCTACTCATAGAGGAGCGACTGGACAAATTCAGCTATGTGTATGAAGAAGGGAAAGCCCAGTTCAATATTCGCATGCTACAAGAGCTTCAAGAACAGCACAATCAGGAGCCACAACAAGACCAAGACCACAAAGAGTCTCAGGAGCTTGTCAGCCTCACTCCCCCCGACTCCACCCAGTCCAGCCCCAACTCCTCAAAAACTGCCACCATCTCAGTCCTCCTCACCCCTCCCACAGACAGCAGCACTTCAGCAGGGAAAACAACCTTCCCCAGAAAAGCACCTAGAACTTCAGTAAAGAGGGATCGCCATAGACAGGGCACCGCAACACTGAAGAGGAAGAAGACAGCAGCTATCTCTGCCAAAGAGATCCCTTTAACGGAGTCTACTGTTCAG GATCCATGCACTGCATCAGAGACACTTAAACCTCAGAGGAAAATAAAGACAAAGGCTGGGAAACAGACAACCTGGACAaaa GACATACTCTGTATTGGCTTAGACTTTCAGCCAAAAGCACCTCAGAAGAAACCGAGGCAGCTCAGGCAAAAATTTCCTGCAGCACCAAACTCGGTGAAGAAAAGGAGAGCAAAAGCGGGCGTCAGTATATCTGACACTTTGAAGGCAGAGTCCACCAATCCTGGGCAGTCAG atataaaggTATTTGCACCAATCCCGAAACTAGTGAAGGACAAGGCAGATGCAGTTTCTAAAG GAAGGAAAAAAGGCTCTAAACGTTTACGAGAGGAGTcaaaggaggagggtgtggcaccCCAACCCAGAAAGAAAAGCAGGCTGGAAAAGGGGTTAAAAAAACAGAGAAGCCGAAAG ACGGAATTAGATGAGGCAACTGTCATTACACCGAGGAGGAGGAAGCAGAAATCTGACAGGAACAAGACAAGAAAAAGATCTAGAAAAGCCGCAA GGGAGGAGGCTCCTGCCAATGTCGAACGTGTCAGGAAAAGGAAACAAGAATCGGCCAGACAATCACTTCCTGTCTCATCCAAAAAGCGTCGCCCATCAGATTATCCCGAgccagag AGACCCGATTCTCCCAGTGACAGCACAGACGAATCGCCGACCTCAAAGAAGGTAGAGCGCACTGCAGGAGccaagaaagagtgtgtgtgtctg GTGTGTGAACAGACTGGTGAAGATCTAGTCTTGTGTGAGGGACAGTGCTGTGGTTCATATCACCGGCAGTGTATAGGCCTGCAGCAGTCCGCAGGAAAGGTGCTCTGCACCACGTGCAGCTCAG GTGAACAAGTGTGTTTCACCTGTAAGAAGTCTGATGGAGAGGTGCGGCGCTGTTGTGTTCTTCACTGTGGCCGCTTCTATCATGAGGCCTGTGTGCAGTTGAGTGATCTGACTGTGTTTGACAACCGAGGGTTCCGTTGCCCCTTGCATACCTGCCTCAGCTGCCATAACAGTGGCCGTGGTAACGCCAAAGCCACCAAAG GAAAGATGATGCGCTGTTTGCGCTGCCCTGTGGCCTATCATGTCGGAGATCTGTGTGTTGCTGCGGGTAGCGAGATGCTGTCTTCCAATGCCATTGTGTGCACAAATCACTTCAGGGCTAAGAAGGGCTACAGCCACCACTCCCATGTCAACGTTAGCTGGTGCTTTATCTGCTCAAAGG GTGGCAGTCTGCTGTGTTGTGAATCGTGTCCAGCTGCATTTCATCCTGACTGTCTGAATATCGCTATGCCTGACGGCAGCTGGTTCTGTACTGACTGCCGCTCAGGAAAGAAACCCAGATACAGAGACATCATCTGGGTCAAACTGGGAAACTACAG ATGGTGGCCTGCAGAGATCCGTCATCCTAAGAACATTCCAACAAACATCCAGCACCTGCGGCATGAGATTGGAGAGTTTCCAGTGTTCTTTTTTGGCTCTAAAGACTACTTCTGGACACACCAGGGCAGAGTGTTCCCTTacatggagggagacaggggaAGCAAACACCAGCAGACTGGCATCGGGAAGGTCTTTAAGAATG CCTTGTTGGAGGCTGAAGCTCGTTTTAATGAGATAAAGACGGAGCGGGAAGCCAAGGAGGCTCATGAAAACAACAAGAAACCTCCTCCATATAAATACATCAAG GTGAATAAGCCTTGTGGGGGAGTGCAGGTCTACACTGCGGACATCTCTGAGATCCCCAAGTGTAACTGTAAGCCGTCCGACGAGCGTCCCTGCAGCTTTGAGTCAGAGTGTCTGAATCGCATGCTATTGTACGAGTGCCATCCTCAGGTGTGTCCGGCTGGAGAGCGCTGCCAGAACCAGGACTTCACCAAACGCCTGTACCCTGAAACCAAGATCATCCGTACTGCAGGCAAAGGCTGGGGCCTGCTATCTATGCGAGACATTAAGAAA GGGGAGTTTGTGAATGAATACGTGGGTGAATTGATTGATGAGGAGGAGTGCAGAGCCAGAATCAAATACGCTCAGGAGAACGACATCATGCACTTCTATATGCTCACAATtgacaag GATCGCATTATAGATGCAGGTCCCAAAGGGAACTTCTCtcgcttcatgaatcacagctgCCAGCCCAACTGTGAGACTCAGAAATGGACTGTTAACGGAGACACACGTGTGGGCCTGTTTGCCGTGTGTGACATCCCTGTTG GCACTGAGCTGACTTTTAACTATAACCTGGACTGTCTGGGGAATGAAAAAACTGTGTGCCGCTGTGGAGCGCCCAACTGCAGTGGTTTCCTTGGTGACAGACCCAAG AATGGTCATTCTTCTGAGCCTAAAGCCAAGCATCAGAAGAAAAAGTCCAAGCGGAGAAGGGCCCGTAATGAAGGCAAGAAGTCTGAGGATGAGTGTTTCCGCTGTGGTGATGGAGGAGAGCTGGTTCTGTGTGATAAGAAAGGCTGCACCAAAGCCTATCACCTTTCCTGCCTGGACCGCACCAAGAGACCATTTG